One segment of Argiope bruennichi chromosome 11, qqArgBrue1.1, whole genome shotgun sequence DNA contains the following:
- the LOC129956651 gene encoding uncharacterized protein LOC129956651, with product MGKAADLSDFDRGQIVMARRLGTSISETARLVGCARSTVVSTYAKWVNDGESSSRRHGVGRPHAIKEKSRRRLSRMVKQNRSQTVAQLTAQYNAGPSRIVSEHTVQRILLDMGLRSKRPTRVLC from the coding sequence ATGGGAAAGGCTGCGGATCTAAGCGACTTTGATAGAGGGCAGATTGTAATGGCTCGAAGGCTCGGAACAAGTATTTCCGAAACTGCACGACTCGTGGGTTGTGCGCGATCTACAGTTGTTAGTACTTATGCAAAGTGGGTAAATGACGGCGAAAGCAGCAGTAGACGACATGGTGTTGGACGTCCACACGCTATCAAAGAAAAAAGTCGTCGGAGACTGTCTCGCATGGTGAAGCAAAACCGGAGCCAGACAGTGGCTCAGCTGACAGCCCAATACAATGCAGGGCCAAGTAGAATAGTATCGGAGCACACTGTTCAGCGGATACTGTTGGATATGGGGCTACGCAGCAAACGTCCCACTCGTGTGCTTTGCTGA